A part of Candidatus Zixiibacteriota bacterium genomic DNA contains:
- a CDS encoding T9SS type A sorting domain-containing protein produces APSILNVSVDLSLLAGGSTYVDSIKIDAGGADNSPQYIKVVFKVGNYAPEITTIPATLAIADNLYMHDVDAEGFPAPEYELVTAPDGMTIDQATGVISWTPPPVLADYDVEVRAYNVAGEDTQSFTITVKGYAPTITTEPSLDATLGSTYTYNVDATGVPDPWFTFSQAPAGMTIDSATGLITWLPNNVGPVITEVGDYDVKVVAKNPDMTIQSFTVTVKGVPARIVSTAPINPVDTGEVYVYDLNAVGKPLPEFALLEAPAGMTINAENGLITWTPTEYGVYNVIAEARNIVEAPDVAAVDTEEFTVVVEVPTGVDDGSGAVIPTRVELGNNYPNPFNPNTMIEYALPENAYVTLTVYDILGRKVTSLVEGSKSAGYYSTSWNGTDSRGNVVASGVYFYRLKAGNHIETKRMVLQK; encoded by the coding sequence GCCCCCTCGATTTTGAATGTCTCGGTCGATTTGAGCCTGCTCGCGGGCGGTTCGACCTATGTCGATTCGATTAAGATCGATGCCGGCGGTGCCGACAATTCACCGCAGTATATCAAGGTCGTCTTCAAGGTCGGTAACTATGCCCCTGAAATCACTACGATTCCGGCTACACTTGCAATTGCGGACAATTTGTATATGCATGATGTCGATGCGGAAGGTTTTCCTGCACCTGAATACGAACTCGTTACAGCTCCTGATGGAATGACCATAGATCAGGCGACAGGTGTTATCAGCTGGACGCCTCCTCCGGTGCTGGCCGACTACGATGTCGAAGTGCGCGCTTACAATGTTGCCGGAGAGGATACTCAGAGCTTTACTATTACAGTTAAGGGCTATGCCCCGACGATTACAACCGAACCTTCTCTGGACGCGACACTGGGATCAACCTACACTTATAATGTGGATGCTACCGGTGTTCCGGATCCCTGGTTTACTTTCAGCCAGGCTCCGGCAGGTATGACGATCGATTCCGCCACTGGCCTGATTACCTGGTTGCCGAATAACGTCGGTCCGGTTATTACTGAAGTGGGTGACTACGATGTCAAGGTAGTGGCCAAGAATCCGGACATGACTATTCAGAGTTTCACCGTTACCGTCAAGGGTGTCCCGGCCCGGATAGTTTCCACAGCTCCGATCAACCCTGTCGACACGGGCGAAGTCTACGTCTACGATCTCAACGCGGTCGGTAAACCGCTTCCGGAGTTTGCCCTCCTCGAAGCTCCGGCAGGTATGACTATCAATGCGGAAAACGGGTTGATTACCTGGACCCCGACTGAATATGGTGTCTATAACGTGATCGCCGAAGCCAGAAATATCGTCGAGGCCCCGGATGTCGCCGCGGTCGATACGGAAGAATTTACGGTGGTTGTCGAGGTACCGACCGGTGTGGATGACGGTTCCGGAGCGGTTATTCCAACCCGGGTCGAACTGGGTAATAACTATCCGAATCCGTTCAACCCGAACACCATGATCGAATACGCGCTTCCGGAAAATGCCTATGTCACGCTCACTGTCTATGATATCCTGGGTCGCAAGGTGACCTCGCTGGTTGAAGGCAGTAAGTCCGCCGGCTATTATTCGACCTCCTGGAACGGTACTGATTCGCGCGGTAATGTAGTTGCCAGCGGAGTCTACTTCTACCGTCTCAAGGCCGGTAACCATATCGAAACCAAACGAATGGTCCTGCAGAAATAG